Proteins co-encoded in one Waddlia chondrophila WSU 86-1044 genomic window:
- the cyoD gene encoding cytochrome o ubiquinol oxidase subunit IV, whose translation MSTRVSLNEEKKLWHGTYLSYGIGFFVSLVFTSISFLLVAYDAFPPVSLIYTIATLAFLQAVVQLIFFLHLGQEGKPHWETFIFFFMLLILLIIVVGSLWVMNDLNERMMPKHNMTAAHHD comes from the coding sequence ATGAGCACAAGAGTTAGCCTCAATGAGGAAAAAAAGCTTTGGCACGGCACTTACCTCTCCTATGGAATCGGTTTTTTCGTTTCCTTGGTCTTTACTTCCATTTCATTTCTCCTTGTCGCCTATGATGCATTTCCTCCGGTATCGCTTATCTACACGATCGCGACCCTTGCCTTCTTGCAAGCTGTCGTTCAACTCATCTTTTTCCTGCACTTAGGACAAGAGGGAAAGCCGCACTGGGAAACATTTATTTTTTTCTTTATGCTTTTAATTTTACTGATCATTGTTGTCGGATCACTTTGGGTCATGAACGACCTGAACGAAAGAATGATGCCGAAGCATAATATGACGGCTGCCCACC